CTCATGGCATGATTGTGCCGATAACCGTTTGGTGGTTATTGGTTTCGGGGTATAGCATTGCTGATCCGTATTTTGAAGATGCTAAACTAAATGCCGAAGACTGGTCGCGGTTATTGCGTTTTTTTGGATTGGGCTTTTTTCCTGGATATGCCATCCATATGTGTTTCGATCTGTTTCCGAAAAAATGGCAGGGAGGGGCGCTCATTAAGTCGCCTTTTGGGGTTTTTCCAATGGCAGGTTCGTTTATTTGGTTGCTTTGTGGGCAAATTGTGGCCAATTATCTGGTATTACGGCTTGTACGGACACCCGCCGAAGCCTTGCTCCTGGTGGTGGCCAGTGCCTTCTTGTTCCGGTTCTATCGCAAAAAAGAAGACACCCGTTGGCGACCTGTGGCCATGATGGTGGGTGTACTTGTGTTTTTAATTTGGGTTGAACCGCCTTTTTGGTGGGATCCAATGTGGCTTAGGTAGCATCATTCATTTAGGACTCAATCCTTCGATTACTAATTGCTTTTCATACGTACATTGCTATGACTGTAATGACGAGCCTTTTCTCAGAATCTGATCAGCGTTCTTGATCTTGGATGCTAGCCCACAGGTTGAAAAATGCATCTACCTTATCGAAATCCTTGATTCCGGGCTTTTCTTCGAGGCGGGAAGAAAGGTCTAAGCCAAAGGGCCGGACGGTTTCTGCGGCGTTTTGTGCGTTTTCGTAGGAAAGCCCACCCGCCAAGAAAAGTGGGAAGTTTTTTGCCAGTTCGCGGGCAATTTCCCAATTAAATACCGCACCAGTACCACCAAACTCCCCTGCACGGTGTGTATCCAACAAGAAAAAAGCCACTTGCCCTCTATAGGACTCCATTTTTCTTCCAAGGCTTTGTGCTGTATCGTCATCTGATACGCGAAAGCCCTTGATAACGGGTCGCTGGATTTGGCCGCAGTCTTCTGGCGTTTCGTCGCCGCTAAGTTGGACATAGGTAAAACCTGTTTTTGCTACTTCCCGATTGATGGTTTCGGGATCGGTATTGACATAAACCCCCACCGTTTCGGAGCCGCCTATCCAATCCACGATTTCTTTGGCATCGTTCTCCGAGATGAACCGTGGACTTTTGGGGTAGCGAATAAAGCCGAGGAAATCTGCGCCAGCGGCAGCACAATAGCGGGCGTCGGGCAAATTGGTAAGACCGCAGATTTTGAGTTTCATGGTTTTTAGGCAAGGATTGTGGATTCGAGCAGGGTTTGGGTGTCTTGCAAGA
This region of Bacteroidetes Order II. bacterium genomic DNA includes:
- a CDS encoding phosphoribosylanthranilate isomerase, translating into MKLKICGLTNLPDARYCAAAGADFLGFIRYPKSPRFISENDAKEIVDWIGGSETVGVYVNTDPETINREVAKTGFTYVQLSGDETPEDCGQIQRPVIKGFRVSDDDTAQSLGRKMESYRGQVAFFLLDTHRAGEFGGTGAVFNWEIARELAKNFPLFLAGGLSYENAQNAAETVRPFGLDLSSRLEEKPGIKDFDKVDAFFNLWASIQDQER